In a single window of the Branchiostoma floridae strain S238N-H82 chromosome 2, Bfl_VNyyK, whole genome shotgun sequence genome:
- the LOC118409892 gene encoding 3-hydroxy-D-aspartate aldolase-like, translated as MITSCVLSASTARLWCRCGLERGTSWILRPQQRHTTSQPWVILPARTCAVSRPAAAMAAAARAPARIGDPVSDIDTPALVVDMEKLRMNLKIMPQSMSSFGSVAVRPHAKAHKCATLALLQVSHGAVGMCAQTLTEAEAMVYGGVQDVLVSNQIIGHSKLLRFATLAHHAKMSLCVDNEENIRELSNIAKDLNVTIGAVVEVNVGQDRCGVEPGPEVPRLAKLVQELPNLTFVGVQCYQGLNQHVRKAADRQAATDTVVEKSKRALKALEDAGIKCDYVTGGGTGTYLYEAGSGVFTEVQPGSYVFMDADYGRNFGEDGQPVHQFHQSLFVLTTVQSVTVGNRAVVDAGMKAVSLDSGEPLVYPTAEVIYHCGGDEHGILRPPANYKVGDKVWLIPGHCDPTVNLYDWIVGVRKNKVEALWPITGRGPGV; from the exons GCGACACACAACATCTCAGCCCTGGGTGATCCTGCCAGCTCGAACTTGCGCAGTGAGCCGACCCGCCGCCGCCATGGCTGCAGCAGCCCGCGCCCCGGCCAGGATTGGCGACCCCGTCAGTGATATAGACACTCCCGCGCTGGTTGTAGACATGGAGAAGCTCCGCATGAACCTAAAGATCATGCCGCAAAGCATGTCTAGTTTTGGGAGCGTGGCAGTCCGCCCGCACGCCAAGGCACACAAATGTGCTACACTTGCTCTTCTACAG GTGTCCCATGGTGCTGTGGGTATGTGTGCTCAGACACTGACAGAGGCAGAGGCCATGGTGTATGGAGGGGTGCAGGATGTTTTAGTTTCCAACCAG ATAATTGGTCACTCTAAGCTGCTGAGGTTTGCCACCCTTGCACACCATGCAAAGATGTCTCTGTGTGTTGACAATGAAGAGAACATCCGTGAGCTGTCAAACATTGCAAAGGACCTGAATGTGACAATTGGAGCTGTTGTGGAGGTGAATGTAGGCCAGGACAG ATGTGGTGTGGAGCCAGGTCCTGAGGTCCCCAGGCTGGCCAAACTTGTACAGGAGTTACCCAACCTCACCTTTGTTGGGGTCCAGTGTTACCAAGG TTTGAACCAGCATGTGCGGAAGGCTGCTGATAGACAAGCTGCAACAGACACTGTGGTTGAAAAGTCCAAACGTGCCCTGAAG GCTCTAGAAGATGCAGGGATAAAGTGTGACTATGTGACTGGTGGGGGAACAGGAACATACTTGTATGAGGCAGGTAGTGGAG TGTTCACTGAAGTGCAGCCGGGGTCCTATGTGTTCATGGATGCAGACTATGGAAGGAACTTTGGTGAAGATGGCCAACCAGTGCACCAGTTCCACCAAAGCCTGTTTGTCCTGACTACTGTACAGAGTGTTACA GTTGGAAACCGTGCAGTGGTGGATGCTGGGATGAAAGCAGTCAGCCTTGATTCAGGTGAACCACTG GTTTATCCCACTGCTGAGGTAATCTACCACTGTGGAGGGGATGAACATGGAATTTTAAGGCCTCCTGCTAATTACAAG gTAGGTGACAAAGTATGGCTGATCCCAGGCCACTGCGACCCTACTGTCAACCTCTACGATTGGATTGTTGGGGTCAGGAAGAACAAGGTGGAGGCTCTCTGGCCAATCACAGGCCGTGGTCCTGGCGTCTGA